The genomic window AGCGTCCATTGGGGTTAGTGGCAATTGTGCTCTACAAATCATTTACTGCCTTGCTACTGATGGTTACTTCGATCGCTTTATTATTGACATTAAAAAATTATCAAACTCTAGAGCTTTTTTCAAAGGATTATGTTTTAGAAGGAAAATCGATAATTATTGATTGGGTTTTAAAAAAAGTTATCAATTTAAATCCAAGAACCTTAGCCTTTAGCGGCATTGGCACAGGAATCTATGCTATTGTAACTACTATTGAAGCTGTTGGTTTGTGGTACGAGAAACGTTGGGCACATGTCTTAGTATTGGTGCTTGTCGGTATCAGTATTCCACCAGAGATTTATGAATTGATTCGGGGTATCTCTCCGATAAAAATAGTGATTTTCTTGTTGAATTTAGTCGTATTTTGGTATCTATTACGCAATTTTCCTAAACATCGAAAATAATTTTTTATTCGATCATAGTGTCTATCGTTGGAGAGGTAAAACTGAGCCATGTCTGACAAAAGTGGCTTCCGTCCCTTAGACTTCTCTGTGCGTCTATGCAAAACCAAGACCCCACGTTGTACAATCGCTAGAAATGCAATCTGGAGAGCGACTTGCCCAAAACGATTCACTCTACTCAACCACCACTGAAATTTATTCCCCAACAGTTTAATCCGCTGATACTCCAGATTTTTCGGTGGTTACTGCCGATCGCACTACGGTTTCGCACTCGACCTTGGCTACCAGCTGGTATTGTCAAGATTGAAGCCAAAAATGTTGAGGTATTGGCCGAACTTTATCAGCAATTCCAGGCTGGAAAAATTCGCTTTTTGTTGGCATTTCGTCACCCAGAGGTGGAAGATCCCCTCTGTATGCAGTATTTGCTTTCTCGCATTGTGCCAGAGGTTGCTCGTCAAAAAGGTATTCGATTACAATCCCTTGTTCACAGTTATTTTCTCTATGACCGGGGGATGACGGTTTGGGCTGGAGATTGGCTTGGTTGGTTGTTTTCACGGCTGGGTGGTGTGCCAGTTCATCGCGGTAGACGACTAGATCGCCAAGCTATTCAAACAGCACGGGAGTTGTTTGCTAATGCCAAACTACCGATCGCAGTGGCACCGGAAGGAGGTACTAATGGCCATAGTGGTATTGTTAGCCCACTGGAACCCGGTGTTGCTCAAATGGGGTTCTGGTGTGTAGAAGACTTACAAAAAGCTAACCGGACTGAGACTGTGATCATTGTGCCGATCGCCATCCAGTATCGTTACGTTGAGCCACCTTGGTCTAAACTGGATTGGCTGCTGAGTAAGTTGGAAGCTGATAGTGGCTTGCCGATAATAGAAATTGCTCAGGGCGATGCCTGCGGCGGGCTACGCCTACGCGAAGAGATTTACTATCAACGCCTCTGTAGGTTGGCTGAATATCTGATTACCGAGATGGAAGAGTTTTATCGTCGCTTTTATCATCAAGATATCTCAAAAACCATCTCAACTGATGAATCTGCTAGTCCTAATCAGGTGTTAATTGCTCGACTTCATCGCCTACTAGATAAGGCTTTACAAGTTGCCGAGCAATATTTTGGAGTTCAAGCGCAGGGTAATTTTATTGACCGCTGTCGCCGTTTAGAAGAGGCTGGCTGGAATTACATTTATCGGGAAGATTTGCCAGATATCAATGCTTTATCACCCTTTAAACGTGGTTTGGCAGACTGGATTGCAGAGGAAGCAGACTTGCGAATGCGGCATATGCGGATAGTGGAAAGTTTTGTTGCAGTCACAGCTACTTATATTCAGGAACAACCGACGGCAGAACGGTTTGCAGAAACAGCTTTGCTAATATTCGATATGCTTTCTAGAATTCAGGATACAACCCTTCCAGGGCGACCTCGATTAGGTTTGCGACAGGCACAAATCACCGTAGGAGAACCAATTTCAGTTACTGAACGCTGGAAAAATTGTCAGGGCGATCGCTATGCAGCTAGACAAGCTGTGAGCGATTTGACAAAAGATTTGCAAATCGCTTTAGAGAAGATGATTAGATAACGAAACTTTTAAGACTTTTTGGCCCTAATTTTGTCAAATATTGCCCCTTCATCAAAGAATTTCTTCTGAATCTCGTTCCATCCTCCTAAATCTTCAGCTTTAAAGATAGTTTTAATTTTGGGAAAATTGGCTTCCGTTTCTTTGGCGATCGTCAGATCAACAGGACGAAATCCTAATTTAGTAAACTCTCGTTGCGAGTCTGGGGTGTAAAGAAATTTGATAAATGCTTCCGCAAGAGGGCGAGTCCCATGTTTATCGACATTCTTATCTACAACAGCAACAGGATTGTCGATGGAGATATTTACATCGGGCACAACATATGAGATTTTCTCGCCATTTTGCGTTGATAAAATCATCTCGTTTTCATAGTTGAGCAAAACATCACCCTGACCATCTTTGAAGAATACTTCGCTGGCATTCCGAGCAGTTTTGGGTAATAAAGGTGCATTATTATAGACTTTGGCGATAAAGTCTATTGCTTGATTTTCATTGCCGCCAGTTTTTGTCACAGAACCCCACAGACTAAGGAAGTTCCAACGAGCGCCACCGGAGGTTCTAGGGTCTGCTGTAACCACATTTACACCATCTTGGGCTAAATCTGTCCAAGTTTTGATATTTTTGGGATTACCCTGACGGATAGCGATCGCATTTAGAGATTTGGTAACAATTGCATCATTAGGCGCTTCTTTTTCCCAACCCGGTTGAACAAAACCTGCCTGAACAAGTTTATTAATATCAAGGGCAAGTGACAGGTGTACGACATCAGCTTCCTTACCGTCAATTACAGCAAGAGTTTGGGAACCTGAGCCATCATAGCTTTGATTAAAAGTGACATTTTGGTTATGTTGTTTCTTCCACTGTTCGATAAATTTGGGAATTATCTGCTGGTATGCTGCATTAGTAACCGAGTAAGAAACAAAGGTTAGGGTTACATCACTCTGGGAAGCTGCGCCAGCATTACCAGTATTATTGACATTACGTGGAGAGCAGGCAGCCATCACGATACTCAAGCTAACTCCGACCAAGAATAGGGACGCAACACCCCACGCAGAATACTTGTACAACCATCGTATTAGTTGTACCCGCCACTGTCTTGCAGCGTGTAAAGCTTTAACGATATAAGTCTGAACTAATTCAGTCAAATATCTCCTTGATTTTGGAGTACGTTGCCCCTGGTTCATCAAATTTTTCCCCTGAATCTGCGGTAACTTGAGCTAGATGCTGTAGTTAAGGGGCATTATAAAACAATGGTTAAGGATAAATAACTTTTTATTAACCTAAATTTAAACAACTTATTCAATATATCAAGGAGAACTACTTTTGGAAGCTTCTGGACTGCGAATGATGATATGTCCCTTATCGCTTTCTTGAATAGCCAATAATGTAGCCTGAATTGCGATCGCAGCGACAAAAAAAGCGATCGCACTTTTGCAGATTGTCCAGCCATCTCCGAGAAATATTTGCAGGGGAACTATTAAAAAAGACTGTGCGGGTAAGTCGAGGGTGTTGACTTCTAGCTGAAAAAAGTAGAAATATGACCAACGGTAAATCCAGCCTGCAAAGAAAAGCGCCGCACCCAGCAAGCCAAGTACACTGGTGAATTTAGCTAATATATTGGTTTCCTAGTTAGGGTTGGGGGTTTGGGTCATACGGGATATGGGGGAAAACAATGTAGGGTGTGTTACCGCGAAGCGTAACGCACCGAGTTATATAGACCTCTCTCCAAACCTCTCTCCTAAAAGGAGAGAGGCTTTATCTCAAGCAGGGTATGACCAAAGGTGAAGCTTTGCGACAAGCTAAGTTGAAGCTAATTGTAGACCATCGTCATCCTTTTTATTGGTCGCCATTTGTGCTGATTGGCGATGCACGTTAAAGTAATTTGTAATATATGGAATATGTGG from Nostoc sp. UHCC 0926 includes these protein-coding regions:
- a CDS encoding DUF2127 domain-containing protein, which translates into the protein MFGKRGKGKDGAIKYCYNKRFSWQAQEPINQSLAYIYLGGCLKKRPLGLVAIVLYKSFTALLLMVTSIALLLTLKNYQTLELFSKDYVLEGKSIIIDWVLKKVINLNPRTLAFSGIGTGIYAIVTTIEAVGLWYEKRWAHVLVLVLVGISIPPEIYELIRGISPIKIVIFLLNLVVFWYLLRNFPKHRK
- a CDS encoding sulfate ABC transporter substrate-binding protein, whose protein sequence is MNQGQRTPKSRRYLTELVQTYIVKALHAARQWRVQLIRWLYKYSAWGVASLFLVGVSLSIVMAACSPRNVNNTGNAGAASQSDVTLTFVSYSVTNAAYQQIIPKFIEQWKKQHNQNVTFNQSYDGSGSQTLAVIDGKEADVVHLSLALDINKLVQAGFVQPGWEKEAPNDAIVTKSLNAIAIRQGNPKNIKTWTDLAQDGVNVVTADPRTSGGARWNFLSLWGSVTKTGGNENQAIDFIAKVYNNAPLLPKTARNASEVFFKDGQGDVLLNYENEMILSTQNGEKISYVVPDVNISIDNPVAVVDKNVDKHGTRPLAEAFIKFLYTPDSQREFTKLGFRPVDLTIAKETEANFPKIKTIFKAEDLGGWNEIQKKFFDEGAIFDKIRAKKS
- a CDS encoding 1-acyl-sn-glycerol-3-phosphate acyltransferase, translating into MPKTIHSTQPPLKFIPQQFNPLILQIFRWLLPIALRFRTRPWLPAGIVKIEAKNVEVLAELYQQFQAGKIRFLLAFRHPEVEDPLCMQYLLSRIVPEVARQKGIRLQSLVHSYFLYDRGMTVWAGDWLGWLFSRLGGVPVHRGRRLDRQAIQTARELFANAKLPIAVAPEGGTNGHSGIVSPLEPGVAQMGFWCVEDLQKANRTETVIIVPIAIQYRYVEPPWSKLDWLLSKLEADSGLPIIEIAQGDACGGLRLREEIYYQRLCRLAEYLITEMEEFYRRFYHQDISKTISTDESASPNQVLIARLHRLLDKALQVAEQYFGVQAQGNFIDRCRRLEEAGWNYIYREDLPDINALSPFKRGLADWIAEEADLRMRHMRIVESFVAVTATYIQEQPTAERFAETALLIFDMLSRIQDTTLPGRPRLGLRQAQITVGEPISVTERWKNCQGDRYAARQAVSDLTKDLQIALEKMIR